In one window of Frigoriglobus tundricola DNA:
- a CDS encoding TIGR02996 domain-containing protein: protein MPTDGAALLRAICENPAEDTPRLVYADWLQENGRPERAEFIRLQCEAWGLCPAYPTIAAARTRASELLRVHRDRWFEELPTVPGVEWGDLFVRGFIDTARTFEMYSVRLTVAAAFAATPLRYLTVTTLRRGQLGELLECPQLAQLLTLNLPGIMGREEARLLISARERFPNTEIS from the coding sequence ATGCCCACCGACGGCGCCGCCCTGCTCCGTGCCATCTGCGAGAACCCGGCGGAGGACACGCCGCGGCTCGTCTACGCGGACTGGCTCCAGGAGAACGGCCGACCGGAGCGGGCCGAGTTCATCCGCCTGCAGTGCGAGGCGTGGGGCCTGTGCCCGGCCTACCCCACGATCGCGGCGGCGCGGACGCGGGCGTCGGAGCTGCTGCGGGTCCACCGCGACCGGTGGTTCGAAGAACTGCCGACGGTCCCCGGCGTCGAATGGGGCGACCTGTTCGTCCGCGGCTTCATCGACACGGCCCGCACGTTCGAGATGTACAGCGTGCGGCTGACCGTGGCGGCGGCGTTCGCCGCGACGCCGCTCCGCTACCTCACCGTCACCACCCTGCGGAGGGGCCAACTGGGCGAGTTGCTCGAGTGCCCCCAGTTGGCCCAGTTGCTCACGCTGAACCTGCCGGGGATCATGGGGCGGGAAGAGGCCCGGTTGCTGATCTCCGCCCGCGAACGGTTCCCGAACACGGAAATTTCCTGA
- a CDS encoding TIGR02996 domain-containing protein, whose product MFTAEDRSFIRAILSHPAELTAWLVYADWLDKRDDPRAEFIRLEFRRGQLRTTDPAWGLVESRLRELRGSLDPDWVSIFDRPKIENCDEAFAFKCPKHWENLDATADNSVRHCAGCKKLVYYCRTLPEAQNHARQGHCVAVQLGVLRYPEDLESNDSATNDADADVIGFFDPYYTPPDPPRRPWWKFW is encoded by the coding sequence ATGTTCACAGCCGAGGACAGGTCGTTCATCCGCGCCATCCTGTCGCACCCGGCCGAGTTGACCGCGTGGCTCGTCTACGCCGACTGGCTCGACAAGCGCGACGACCCGCGTGCCGAGTTCATCCGCCTGGAATTTCGGCGCGGCCAACTCCGCACGACGGACCCGGCTTGGGGGCTGGTTGAGTCGCGCCTCCGCGAGTTACGCGGCTCACTCGATCCCGACTGGGTTTCAATCTTCGACCGTCCGAAGATCGAGAACTGTGACGAAGCGTTCGCGTTCAAATGTCCGAAGCATTGGGAGAATCTGGACGCGACGGCCGACAACTCGGTGCGACACTGCGCGGGTTGTAAGAAGCTCGTGTACTACTGCCGCACGCTACCCGAAGCGCAGAACCACGCGCGGCAGGGTCACTGCGTCGCCGTGCAACTCGGCGTGCTGCGCTACCCCGAAGACCTGGAGTCGAATGACTCGGCGACAAACGATGCCGATGCGGACGTCATCGGGTTTTTCGACCCGTACTACACCCCTCCCGATCCCCCGCGGCGCCCGTGGTGGAAGTTCTGGTAG
- a CDS encoding TIGR02996 domain-containing protein — translation MSHPAFTDDDRAFLRAILSNPAELTAWLVYADWLDERDDPRAEFIRLEVKRTAHDTTQTERFGIVAQLEELRPKLDQDWVAIFDRPRVENCDEQFAFKCPKQWVKLKGTDDPTVRYCDSCQKEVYYCHTVRDAYEHARNGDCVAVSEAVSRSEGDLRRGPDKHHFIRTMGIMHRPLSQPEPPRRPWWKFW, via the coding sequence ATGTCCCATCCGGCCTTCACCGACGACGACCGAGCGTTCCTCCGCGCCATCCTGTCGAACCCGGCCGAGTTGACCGCGTGGCTCGTCTACGCCGACTGGCTCGACGAGCGCGACGACCCGCGCGCCGAGTTCATCCGCCTGGAAGTGAAGCGGACGGCGCACGACACGACGCAGACGGAGCGGTTCGGCATCGTCGCACAACTGGAAGAGCTGCGCCCGAAGCTCGACCAGGACTGGGTGGCGATCTTCGACCGCCCGCGGGTCGAAAACTGCGACGAGCAGTTCGCGTTCAAGTGCCCGAAACAGTGGGTGAAACTGAAGGGCACCGACGATCCGACGGTGCGGTACTGCGACTCGTGCCAGAAAGAAGTGTACTACTGCCACACGGTCCGCGACGCCTACGAACACGCCCGGAACGGCGATTGTGTGGCCGTGTCGGAAGCGGTGTCCCGGTCCGAGGGCGACCTCCGGCGCGGTCCCGACAAACATCATTTCATTCGCACGATGGGAATCATGCACAGGCCCCTGTCCCAGCCCGAACCGCCGCGGCGGCCGTGGTGGAAGTTCTGGTGA